CCCCATAATCATCCTTCACCTCCGGAAGCATCATCATTGCTAAATGTCTCCTTGCTTCAAAGTTGGTCACTTCCTTACACTCAAGAATCCAATTATGGTCCTCACTTCTCTTTGCACACCTGACAATAAGATAACAGAAAGCTCCCTttctcttcttcatcatttCCCAAAATAAACCTTCACAGCCACTgtaaatttttgaaatattattaaGTTCCTTCAGAATAGCAAGGTAATGACACGATCCAACACAAAGGTTGTCAGTATCCTGTTTCAAATCACTGTTCATACGAGCCTCAGTTTCCACCAAACACATCTCTAGTTTACTCAATAAATCATCAAAAATTGAATACAAAATTCCAATTTCATCTGCATAACCATGTGGTACGCCACGAAGATCCTCACTCAATGGAACTCGAATTGGACCGAGAAACCGTGCATTTCCCTTAATCCCATTCCTCACTGGTGCCACAAATGAAGAGAAATCATTTATATCACTCAATGAAGGCCCCGGAAAAGGCATTGACTCTATGCTTAAGACCAAATCATGGGAGAGTTTAGCTGCTAACTCATTAATAAAAGGAAATATATCACGAACATCAATTTTACCCTTCTGGTCTCCAACCTCAATATACTCCATCATTGCCCCTAAACTACTTCGACACAAACAATACAATGGATCATCAATTCCAGCTGCCCTCTTTAACAACTTACAGAATTCCAAAATTATAGGCACACACTCATGATACATATTCTTAGGCAGAGCAGTCTTACTGGAGGCGATGAACTGTCTAATGGCCTCATCTGCGGCAGCCCTATTGGGTCTATGAGAAGACATATAGAGCATCACGAGAGCTGCGGGTGCCGAAGATGCACTGAAAATCTGCAAATGGCCAGATGCCTGGTCAAGGTCCATCCGCGGAGTCATAGACAAGAACTCGACCAGCATTTCTTTCACAGTTTTAGTGGTGGGAGCATCAAGAAGCTGCGAAGCCGGAGGGTTGTTCTTGCAGAGGTCGAAAATAGAAGAAACGACGCTGTCGATGAGCTGCCAGGCGAGCGGGTGTCCGGTGCTGCGCATACGACCGACAAGGTGGAGGCCGGCATCGTTCTGCACTTGACAGTCGGCCAAAGTCTGCTCCCACTGGAGCTGCTTACCCCGGTAGATGATCCTCTGCTCAATAATCGGAATTCCGGTGATGGCCTGAATCTTCTCGTGGATGGATTTGATTGTGTCGGTAGAGTCGGCGTGGAGGACTAGGGTGTGGTCAGAGAGTATGCGGACGAAGAATTGGAGGCGCGTGAGGGAGTCGGGGAGGGATGATCGGGGGCGGGAGCGGGAGGAGGAGGGGAGGGCAGAGTGGTCCTTTCTCATCCTAATAGGGTTTATGGGGAGAAGAAGGGCGTCGTCGGCATAATCGTCGAGCTTGCGCTTGGAGAGAGATGACGACATCGGGGGTTGGGGGTTGGGGGGCCGTTCACGCCATGGAATCGTAAACCCCCCAGCACAACACAGCCCCACTGTGCTTTTGGTTTTGGGAGAGAGACAGATTTGGTGAATCAAATcaatggaggaggaggaggagtgtGTGAAGCCACCaccatgtgtgtgtgtgtgtgtgaaaattTAAGAGAGGATTGATTGTGTTTATGGGAAAGGGAGGAAGGCCGAAGGGAAGGGGGGTGGGTTTCCAATCCGTTTCATAACAATTTGGCTGCCTCTAGTGGTGGGTGGGTATATGCAGCTCTCTCTTACGCAATCTTCCTCTAATTACCAAACTACCCCTCATTCCCGCGGATATATCCACCCGTCTTCTGCCTTTCTTTAATTCCAATTCCAAAATTACCCACGCTCTCATATTTTAATACACctttttaactttttattatttaaattaatccCAAAGCCAtgcttccttttcttttttaatcacAAAGCCAAGCTTATTGTGAATGTGATATACATATACAAGTAATAGGAGCATAAAGTCGAGATCGCAATCTGCATAAATTCATATCAAtccataaaatttatatttataacgtattttatattttcttaaattaaaatacaaaaatttatcTTTACAGTCAATCCATCAATTTATGATATGCTTGAGTGAATGATTtcataataatagaaaaaagtGGAACGAACACGTGGCAATTTGAGCCTTGAGAGTAAACTGAGTTTTAAAAAtctatctatactattaaaaaaatattttttaatttaaattaattttaaaattgagtgaaagttttataattataataaaattgaaggtttatttatatattatagtatttcttttttcttaatctttcttttatgttttatttcttttttaaaattatgaaatttgcattttataaaatacTGATCTACATATCAAATCAAAGATCACGacaataactttaattaaacacatcttatataaatattgaatttaaatgtaaaagttatactTCCGCCATctacgatatcgtttccacttttgtcattttgatctatttccactttcatttatagtaataGGGTTCACATAACATTTTATTTCCCTTCACACATTTATAGTGAGACTCAAACTTCACTCACACCAATACCCACTATTATCAactattatccatcattttattaaaactcttatcgttcacaatgtggaaacgatatcgtggacgaaaatagtatttatttaaaaattcaaacttAACAAAATGATCTCTCATATCTTATCTTTTTCTGaataaacatattttttttatattttagcttattttattttttcaattttttttttacttttttataatatcaattgttattattatgaatttttattttttttctacattcaacacatatatattcaattaaaattattatttttattatatttataaatatgataattaaattgatactaactttatatatatatatatatatatatatatatatatatatatatatatatatatagggggagcgctccaatgagaccccctatttttagtgagacctaAGACatgatctcgtgcgtttatttcatcaatcctatgactgaaatattgtatctagagggagaattttttttctcagggttcgaatcctgaagggatctaaatattttaaattacgttatttatcagtatatattgtcttgttcattagtttatacgtcttattcattattaatttttttaattttattattcatgagtatttttttatgaCCGAATACAATGAATCACACCGAATACAATTTCCATGACCTATATTGCAAATTCATGcgtattttttatgtatttattgtAAAAATAGATATTATATTAGTAATTCGTCAAATATAACATACGGTAGGCAACACTAACATCAAAAAATTAATATCTTGATTGAGTTAGGTTTGTGTAAACGGCTGAACTCTATTGGATTGCATATCATTAAGAAGTTCATTAATTTCTTCCAGCAGCATGGAACACATGATGAAATTGTTGTTTATGatttcgtaagcttataatATAGTTTGTATACTCTGGTGTTGTAATGTTTACTCTGGTGAggctgtcagagcagaggaatcgctgctgccagagcagagaaatcgcgccgctgccttcgccagaggaatcggtcttctgccagagcagagagatcacgCTGCTGGCAGAGCAGAGAGGTCGCGCTGAtgccagagtcagagccgaGGCATATCAGAGTCAGAATTGCCAAGGCAGAGTCAACACCCCAGAGCCAGAGTCAAAGTTTCCTTTGCAGAGCTAGAAGTCATAACTGTTTTGCATAACGGTTTCTTTGATGGTTGTTTACAGCTCGTTATTTTCAAAGTTTGCTATATAATGAGCAATTGGGTGTCAAACACCAGTCAACACTTGTAACACCTTGTAAAATTCTCAGTTCGCGAATCAATAATAGAAGCTTCCTTTCTTGGTCCCGTAGATGTAGGGTTTcagcccgaaccacgtaaatcttttgTGTTCATCGCAATTTCTTCGTCAATTTTCTTtacaagtggcgccgtctgtgggaatctTGATCCACAACCGACGTAGGAATGTCGATGCCACGAATTGAGACCGAGAAGTTTACGGGGAAGAATGATTTTGGGTTATGGCGTATCAAGATGCGTGCATTATTGACCCAGCAAGGTTTGGCGGCAGCTCTGAAAGGGGATGATGAATCTTCTTCATCGGCAGTTACAAGGGATTCCGCGGCAGCTGTGGAGGCAGAACTCAAGAAAGCATAAATGCGTGAGAGGGCCCATAGCCTTATCATCCTATGCCTAGGTGATAAGGTTTTGAGGGAGGTAGCCAGGGAGAAATCTGCAGCGGCGGTGTGGGCAAAGTTGGAGGCGATTTACATGACAAAATCGCTTGCAAATCGGTTGTTCTTGAAGCAAAGGTTGTACTCCTACAGAATCTTGGATGGAAAACCGATTGATGATCAATTGGAGATATTCAATAAGATCATTGATGATCTTGAAAATGTTGATGTGCGAATAGGAGATGAGGATCAAGCAATTATCCTACTCAATGCTCTCCCGAGTTCATATGATCAACTCAAGGATGCTATGTTGTATGGGAGAGAAagttgttcgctattttatttaacacgccgcaagtgtacgggtgcaattgtgtacagtagcaagcaaggtcgtattccacagagactgattattatcaatgcctatgctagattattattcctctatctgg
The genomic region above belongs to Salvia miltiorrhiza cultivar Shanhuang (shh) chromosome 5, IMPLAD_Smil_shh, whole genome shotgun sequence and contains:
- the LOC130985879 gene encoding E3 ubiquitin-protein ligase UPL5 — its product is MSSSLSKRKLDDYADDALLLPINPIRMRKDHSALPSSSRSRPRSSLPDSLTRLQFFVRILSDHTLVLHADSTDTIKSIHEKIQAITGIPIIEQRIIYRGKQLQWEQTLADCQVQNDAGLHLVGRMRSTGHPLAWQLIDSVVSSIFDLCKNNPPASQLLDAPTTKTVKEMLVEFLSMTPRMDLDQASGHLQIFSASSAPAALVMLYMSSHRPNRAAADEAIRQFIASSKTALPKNMYHECVPIILEFCKLLKRAAGIDDPLYCLCRSSLGAMMEYIEVGDQKGKIDVRDIFPFINELAAKLSHDLVLSIESMPFPGPSLSDINDFSSFVAPVRNGIKGNARFLGPIRVPLSEDLRGVPHGYADEIGILYSIFDDLLSKLEMCLVETEARMNSDLKQDTDNLCVGSCHYLAILKELNNISKIYSGCEGLFWEMMKKRKGAFCYLIVRCAKRSEDHNWILECKEVTNFEARRHLAMMMLPEVKDDYGELHEMLIDRSQLLAESFEYMKHADIDSLRAGLFMEFKNEEATGPGVLREWFFLVCQAIFNPQNALFVACSNDRRRFFPNPASKVDPLHLEYFVFSGKVIALALMHKIQVGVVFDRLFFLQLAGHPITLEDIRDADPYLYSSCKQILEMDPEVVDQDALGLTFVHEIEELGTRKTVNLCTDGKSIAVTSKNRREYVDSLIKHRFVIAIADQVDHFVQGFADIMSCRRLQKSFFQCLEPEDLDWMLHGSESGISVDDWKAHTEYHGFKETDDQISWFWKIVGEMTAEQKKILLFFWTSIKYLPVEGFSGLASRLYIYKTSDSSERLPSSHTCFYRLCFPAYLTSDVMHDRLSIITQEHVGCSFGTW